The following are encoded together in the Clostridium sp. BJN0013 genome:
- a CDS encoding penicillin-binding transpeptidase domain-containing protein yields MRSKKHTNITRYTAVIIIMLFLFITMAMRLFFLQVVQGKEYKEQSNNKSIREIPDVAPRGDILDCNGNKLAKSTLGYVLVYNQPDETDDTNKSDSTFFSAMDKVFKILDESGETQQDDFELKVNPFRFEFRSDDENTRNNLEIRFKRDRGLNNSIEKKIKSKNENISEDDLESQVNKELLKISAEDTFKALLKEYKIPSGYSLEEQRRFMIIRDTLKMQSFSGYKPVTIASISKDTAFKFLQMLNELPGIDVNTQPIRSYPNGELGSAFLGYISKIASNYEKYEDNGYDISSDYVGQAGIEAAFEDRLKGSKGGRIVKLNKNGRILEELGSRDSYPGQTVQLTIDKDVQAAAEKALDERMEELRTNPYSYERADTTNATRGAAVVINVNTGAIIALASRPGYDPNDFSIPGKLSTEQYNKYFNPNLEEFGRDYIRKRNITANYPGKSEDEVLDILFPIDKSIKDNTTIRQDLYDIYPKPFYNYATQSLIPPGSTFKPMTAIAGLESGVITPYFSFYDNGTYNQGGRLVEFKLDGPNGLVNLTTAIQKSSNPYFMEVARLIRKAFGDDTLAKYAWKFGLGVPTGSEEKPATGIEIPEKFGQVYNTQSNENTYANTYLWKTMSSLKSGLDDKGNSIVKIDLYDNDSDSDKVKSLKKEIKTLIQNSIKGGSKSFDKEKYKQLFSELTLEDPNNKKNISDEDMDNLIQAIYYITVSDANAQLDVPANIENAAIGQGLNQFTPLQMANYIATLANGGTRYKLHLVDKFLDSDGNVIEEVKPEVLENTEVKAENIEAVKAGMEAVNEKGTASQAFANFPIKTAGKTGTASLGNQDEIGRTDYAEYVGYAPLDNPEIAVCVVVFDGGMGAGSAYIARDIYSAYFNLNQDNNDKENSAASE; encoded by the coding sequence GTGAGAAGTAAGAAGCATACTAATATTACAAGGTATACTGCTGTTATAATAATTATGTTATTTCTTTTTATAACTATGGCTATGAGACTGTTTTTCCTGCAGGTGGTACAGGGTAAGGAATATAAGGAACAGTCAAACAATAAGTCTATAAGAGAAATACCTGATGTTGCTCCTAGGGGAGATATTTTAGACTGTAATGGAAATAAATTGGCTAAAAGTACACTAGGTTATGTGTTGGTATATAATCAGCCGGATGAAACTGATGATACGAATAAAAGTGACAGTACATTTTTTTCTGCCATGGACAAAGTATTTAAAATATTGGATGAAAGCGGTGAAACTCAGCAGGACGACTTTGAACTTAAGGTAAATCCCTTTAGATTTGAATTTAGAAGTGATGATGAAAATACCCGGAACAACCTTGAGATAAGATTTAAAAGAGACAGGGGATTAAATAATTCAATAGAAAAAAAAATCAAAAGTAAAAATGAGAATATTTCAGAGGATGATTTGGAGAGCCAGGTTAACAAAGAACTTTTAAAGATATCTGCAGAGGACACCTTTAAAGCACTTTTAAAGGAATATAAAATTCCCAGTGGATATTCACTGGAAGAGCAAAGAAGATTTATGATTATAAGAGATACTTTAAAAATGCAGAGCTTTTCAGGCTATAAACCAGTAACGATAGCAAGTATAAGCAAGGATACTGCTTTTAAGTTTTTACAAATGCTAAATGAACTTCCAGGCATAGATGTAAATACCCAGCCTATAAGGTCATACCCAAATGGAGAGCTAGGTTCTGCTTTTCTGGGATATATATCAAAAATAGCCTCCAATTATGAAAAATATGAAGACAATGGCTATGATATAAGCAGTGATTATGTAGGTCAGGCGGGAATTGAGGCAGCCTTTGAAGATAGATTAAAGGGTTCTAAAGGCGGCAGAATAGTAAAACTTAATAAAAATGGCAGAATACTTGAAGAATTGGGCAGCAGGGATTCCTATCCAGGACAAACTGTTCAGCTTACCATAGACAAGGATGTACAGGCAGCTGCAGAAAAGGCACTGGATGAGAGAATGGAAGAATTAAGAACGAACCCTTATTCCTATGAGAGAGCTGATACCACAAATGCAACCAGAGGGGCAGCTGTGGTAATTAATGTAAATACGGGGGCTATAATAGCCCTGGCCAGCAGACCGGGATATGATCCAAATGATTTTTCAATCCCTGGAAAACTTTCTACAGAGCAATATAACAAATATTTCAATCCTAATTTAGAAGAATTCGGAAGAGATTATATAAGGAAAAGAAATATTACAGCTAATTATCCTGGAAAAAGTGAGGATGAAGTATTGGATATACTTTTCCCTATTGATAAAAGTATTAAAGATAATACTACCATAAGACAGGATCTATATGACATATACCCAAAGCCTTTTTATAATTATGCCACTCAGTCTCTAATACCTCCAGGGTCCACCTTTAAACCCATGACTGCCATTGCAGGGCTGGAAAGTGGAGTTATAACACCTTATTTTAGTTTTTATGATAATGGTACTTATAATCAAGGCGGGAGACTTGTAGAATTTAAATTGGATGGACCAAATGGACTGGTGAATCTTACAACTGCCATACAAAAGTCCAGTAACCCTTATTTTATGGAGGTAGCAAGACTGATTAGAAAAGCTTTTGGGGATGATACTCTGGCTAAATATGCATGGAAGTTTGGACTTGGAGTACCCACAGGTAGTGAAGAAAAACCTGCTACAGGTATAGAAATTCCGGAAAAATTTGGACAGGTATATAATACTCAGTCTAATGAAAATACCTATGCCAATACCTATCTTTGGAAGACCATGTCATCACTTAAGAGCGGACTGGATGACAAGGGAAACAGTATAGTTAAAATAGATTTGTACGATAATGATAGTGATTCTGATAAAGTTAAATCATTGAAAAAGGAAATAAAAACTTTAATACAGAATTCCATAAAGGGTGGAAGCAAGTCTTTTGACAAGGAAAAATACAAGCAATTATTTTCAGAGCTGACATTAGAAGATCCAAATAACAAAAAAAATATCAGTGATGAAGATATGGATAATTTGATTCAGGCTATATACTATATAACTGTTTCAGATGCCAATGCCCAGCTGGATGTACCTGCCAATATAGAAAATGCGGCTATAGGACAGGGGCTAAATCAGTTTACCCCACTTCAAATGGCAAATTATATTGCCACCCTGGCAAATGGAGGAACCAGATACAAGCTTCATCTAGTAGACAAATTTTTAGATTCTGACGGTAACGTTATTGAAGAAGTTAAACCGGAGGTTCTTGAAAATACGGAGGTTAAGGCTGAAAATATAGAGGCTGTTAAAGCAGGAATGGAGGCAGTTAATGAAAAGGGTACTGCATCTCAGGCTTTTGCAAATTTTCCTATAAAGACTGCAGGAAAAACAGGTACTGCAAGTTTAGGAAATCAGGATGAGATTGGAAGAACTGATTATGCAGAGTATGTAGGTTATGCACCACTAGATAATCCTGAAATAGCTGTATGTGTAGTAGTATTTGACGGAGGTATGGGTGCTGGTTCTGCTTACATAGCCAGAGATATTTATTCTGCATATTTTAATTTAAATCAAGATAATAATGATAAAGAAAATTCAGCTGCTAGTGAATAG
- the minC gene encoding septum site-determining protein MinC: MIDNNILVKGNKEGINIVININKFKDFEEMLEALIKRLSVGKMFYKGCNLKIITDLKNINEKQFIRLKHVLFEKFLIKDCIFEDSNEKPSKIFSGIYEGRTKFLRRTIRGGQVVNYTGNIVIIGDVNAGSEIYAGGNIIVFGTLRGYAHAGFGGNSKAIVASISLQPEMLQIANLVTRSPEDNMKPQYPEVAKIRGNIIIVEPYLPNKFI, translated from the coding sequence ATGATAGATAATAATATATTAGTTAAAGGTAATAAAGAGGGTATAAATATAGTTATAAATATAAATAAATTTAAAGATTTTGAGGAAATGCTAGAAGCTTTAATAAAAAGACTTTCAGTAGGTAAGATGTTTTATAAGGGATGTAATTTAAAAATAATTACAGACTTAAAAAATATAAATGAAAAGCAATTTATAAGATTGAAACATGTATTATTTGAAAAATTTTTAATAAAGGATTGTATATTTGAAGATAGCAATGAAAAACCTAGTAAAATATTTTCGGGTATTTATGAGGGCAGAACTAAATTTTTAAGAAGAACAATAAGAGGAGGACAAGTTGTAAATTATACAGGTAACATAGTTATAATAGGAGATGTAAATGCTGGTTCAGAAATATATGCAGGGGGTAATATAATAGTCTTTGGAACTCTAAGAGGGTATGCTCATGCTGGTTTTGGTGGAAATTCCAAAGCAATAGTTGCTTCAATTTCCCTGCAGCCAGAAATGCTTCAAATTGCTAATTTAGTAACTAGATCGCCAGAAGATAACATGAAGCCCCAATATCCAGAAGTAGCTAAAATTAGAGGAAACATAATAATAGTAGAACCATATTTGCCTAATAAATTTATTTAA
- the minD gene encoding septum site-determining protein MinD: MGEAIVVTSGKGGVGKTTTTANIGTGLAALNKNVVVVDGDTGLRNLDILMGLENRIVFTLLDVLENKCRLKQALIKDKRLPNLYLLPTAQTRDKEDISSEQMMNLVEELKVDYDYVIIDCPAGIEQGFENAVVGADRALIVVNPEVTSVRDSDRVIGKLDAKGLENHQLIINRINYKMTKNGEMLDVNDILDSLAIELIGVVPDDRSITVSTNKGEPIVLDKSAISGQAFRNIAKRIIGEEVPLIDLSSGQEGLFSSIKKIFGIK, translated from the coding sequence ATGGGAGAAGCAATTGTAGTAACATCAGGCAAGGGGGGAGTTGGAAAAACTACTACTACAGCTAATATAGGTACAGGATTAGCTGCTTTAAATAAAAATGTAGTAGTAGTAGATGGGGATACTGGACTTAGAAATCTAGATATTCTTATGGGACTTGAGAATAGAATTGTATTTACTTTATTAGATGTATTAGAAAATAAATGCAGACTTAAACAGGCTCTTATAAAAGATAAGAGATTACCTAATCTATATCTTTTACCTACAGCACAAACAAGAGATAAGGAAGATATAAGTTCAGAGCAGATGATGAATTTGGTAGAAGAATTAAAGGTAGACTATGATTACGTAATAATAGATTGTCCGGCAGGAATTGAACAGGGATTTGAAAATGCTGTAGTAGGTGCAGATAGGGCATTAATAGTAGTAAATCCTGAAGTTACTTCTGTTAGGGATTCTGATAGGGTTATTGGCAAACTTGATGCTAAAGGTCTTGAAAATCACCAACTTATAATAAATAGAATAAATTATAAAATGACTAAAAATGGAGAGATGTTAGATGTAAATGATATATTGGATAGTTTAGCTATAGAACTTATAGGGGTAGTACCAGATGACAGAAGTATAACTGTTTCAACTAATAAAGGAGAACCAATAGTATTAGATAAAAGTGCTATTTCAGGACAGGCTTTTAGAAACATAGCAAAAAGAATAATAGGAGAAGAGGTACCTCTTATAGATTTAAGTAGTGGGCAAGAAGGATTATTTTCATCTATAAAAAAAATATTTGGTATTAAATAA
- the minE gene encoding cell division topological specificity factor MinE: MDLFRVFSKPSSKDVAKERLRLILINDRCSMPQEVLEDIKEDILKVLSKYMEINYSEIDVRMTVTEEVEEDPVALVANIPVKKVKYNK; the protein is encoded by the coding sequence ATGGATTTATTTAGAGTGTTTTCCAAGCCATCTTCCAAAGACGTAGCTAAAGAGAGGTTGAGGTTAATACTTATAAATGACAGATGTAGTATGCCACAGGAAGTATTAGAGGATATAAAAGAAGATATACTTAAAGTACTTTCAAAATATATGGAAATAAATTACTCTGAAATAGATGTTAGGATGACAGTTACTGAGGAAGTTGAAGAAGATCCGGTAGCACTTGTTGCCAATATACCTGTAAAAAAAGTTAAATATAATAAATAG